The DNA region TCGCACTCGGCGGCAACGCCATTTATCTGGAACTGTTCGGCGGCATTGAACTGTCTCCCAGCATTCTGAAGAGTGCGCAGATGGCTCTGTTCCTTCTGCTGGATTATATGCCTGGCGGTAGCATCATGTCGATTGTAACCATTGTGCTGATTGTCACTTTCTTTATTACCACAGCAGACTCCTCCACGTTCATTGCCAGCGTATACTGCAGCCGTGGTACAGACAGTGAACCCAAGGTCTGGGTCAAATTATACTGGGGTATCATGATTGCCGTGATTGCGATTATCTTTTGGCCAATCGGTGGCGTTCAGGTCTGCCGCCAGCTGAGCTTGATCATTGCGATTCCCATCACCATTGCCGCCTGGGCGCTGATCGCCTCTCTGATCAAATCCTTCAAGGCGGAAAAAAATACGCTGGCACAATTGGATCAGGTATAAAACAGCGCTGCAGAAATGGGGATCCCACCGGGCATAAAAATTATATGCCCGGTGGGATCCCGATAAAATCCATTAAACTTGTAATCGAAAGGAATTTGTTCAGTGAAACTGACTGATTATGAGAAAGAACTTTTAAACGGCGACCACGGCGAAGCAGTCCAGATGGCAATGCGTGTCCTTTATGATCTGGGTGAATATTATGGCGCGGATGACTTTGTCGAGATTACTGCATGCCATGATGACAGCACGGTCTATTTCGGGGAAGCGCAGGTCGCTTTTGCGGAATATCTTGCTGCCATGGGTGCCAAATTTGCAGTACCGACTTCCACCAACGCCTGTGCATTGGACATGGAGAGATGGGACATTCAAAAGCATGAGGCAAGTTGGATGGCAGCTACCCGCCGCATTGAAGCTTCTCACCTGAAAATGGGGGCAGTACCATCCTGGACTTGTGCGCCTTACCAGACGGGATTTTCTCCTGTCTTTGGTTCGCAGGTGGCGTTTGCGGAGTCGAATGTGATCAGCTTTATGAATTCGATCGTTGGCGCCCGCACAAACCGCTATGCAGGGCCGTTGGAGTTGCTGTGTGGTATAGCTGGCCGCGCGCCCAATTTTGGATTACATAAAACGGAAAACCGATATGCACAGGGACTAGTCATTCTGGGGGACGACATCAAAGAAGAGATGTTTGATGACCCCAGTATGTTCAACTATGTGGCTTATGCATACGGTAAAATCGTCGGGAACCGTGTCTGGGCGCTTCAGGGGATGCCCAAGCGGAATCTGACGATGGATAATTTAAAACAATTCAGTGCGACGGTGGCTTCTTCCGGAGGAATTGCATTGTTCCATCTGATTGGGATTACTCCTGAAGCGCAGACTTTGGAAATGGCTTTTGGTGGAAAAGAACCGAAAGAGGTTGTCATCATCGGCCTGAAGGAGCTGAAAGAGGCGGAATCTCAATTATGCAACTATGACGAGACGGGGACGATCGATCTGGTATCTTTGGGTTGTCCTCATTTTTCCTGCGCAGAGTTCCAAGACTTGGAAGACAAACTGGCTGGCAGACGCATCCATCCCGATACTGCAATGTGGATTTTTACCAGCCGTGCCAATTACGCAAATGTGGAATCAAGTGGTTTACTGGCGCGTATTCAGCGGCTGGGCGTACAGGTTTTTGTCGATGGCTGCCTGATGGAGTATCCCACAAAGAGATGGGGAACAAGATCTATCATGACCAACTCAGGTAAGTT from Anaerotruncus rubiinfantis includes:
- a CDS encoding aconitase X; the protein is MKLTDYEKELLNGDHGEAVQMAMRVLYDLGEYYGADDFVEITACHDDSTVYFGEAQVAFAEYLAAMGAKFAVPTSTNACALDMERWDIQKHEASWMAATRRIEASHLKMGAVPSWTCAPYQTGFSPVFGSQVAFAESNVISFMNSIVGARTNRYAGPLELLCGIAGRAPNFGLHKTENRYAQGLVILGDDIKEEMFDDPSMFNYVAYAYGKIVGNRVWALQGMPKRNLTMDNLKQFSATVASSGGIALFHLIGITPEAQTLEMAFGGKEPKEVVIIGLKELKEAESQLCNYDETGTIDLVSLGCPHFSCAEFQDLEDKLAGRRIHPDTAMWIFTSRANYANVESSGLLARIQRLGVQVFVDGCLMEYPTKRWGTRSIMTNSGKFGTYCFNKVGIHPVFGNLQDCVETAVQGKVVRGGAAWDR